One Polaribacter sp. SA4-12 genomic window carries:
- a CDS encoding TM2 domain-containing protein — MNKHVLQSQIKSVGTAYLFFFFLGAQYAYLGKWGIQFLFWFTLGGLGIWTIIDLFTISGKVESHNATIFQQIEQIEKREREDDQARQLAMISAIKVN; from the coding sequence ATGAACAAACATGTATTACAATCTCAAATTAAATCAGTGGGAACGGCCTATCTATTCTTCTTTTTTCTAGGGGCTCAATATGCTTACCTTGGAAAGTGGGGAATTCAATTTTTATTCTGGTTTACTCTTGGTGGTCTCGGAATTTGGACAATAATTGATCTATTTACAATTTCTGGTAAAGTAGAATCTCATAATGCTACTATATTTCAACAAATTGAACAAATTGAAAAGAGAGAAAGAGAAGATGATCAAGCAAGACAATTAGCTATGATTTCTGCAATAAAAGTAAACTAG